The following coding sequences lie in one Miscanthus floridulus cultivar M001 chromosome 9, ASM1932011v1, whole genome shotgun sequence genomic window:
- the LOC136482141 gene encoding protein neprosin-like, producing MPLGALMGSGPDYDPNSTIRLAMVSTGPHSDPIYGSEAEFSVYEPSVGETQAPRFSSAFLAVQNGEPPTYSMIMVGWDVNPQFYGDDHAHFEIVWVDKGKTCANLGCPGFVQQSKQVFPGLKITPVSTVGGQQSYLHVKVFKDQKTGNWWLIYGDGHHPVGYWPKELFTYMADAADVVSWFGMVAAARGEPTPPMGSGQSPDQGEGKAAYFENIRVVDASHNLVVPSLGGCQTHVTEPSCYALGHFTNSDDGSGLRFLYGGGGCHPE from the exons ATGCCATTAGGAGCACTGATGGGGTCCGGTCCCGATTATGATCCTAATAGTACTATCCGA CTTGCTATGGTCTCGACAGGACCTCATTCAGATCCAATCTATGGTTCCGAAGCGGAATTCTCAGTCTATGAGCCAAGTGTTGGTGAGACTCAAGCACCAAGGTTTAGTTCAGCATTCCTTGCAGTACAGAATGGAGAGCCACCAACCTACAGTATGATAATGGTGGGATGGGAT GTTAATCCGCAATTTTACGGCGATGATCATGCCCATTTTGAGATTGTGTGG GTTGACAAGGGCAAAACTTGCGCAAATCTTGGCTGTCCTGGCTTTGTGCAACAAAGCAAGCAGGTATTTCCTGGATTGAAAATAACCCCTGTTTCAACAGTAGGTGGGCAGCAAAGCTACCTTCATGTCAAGGTTTTTAAG GACCAGAAAACTGGGAATTGGTGGTTGATATATGGCGACGGCCACCATCCAGTAGGCTACTGGCCAAAGGAACTCTTCACGTACATGGCCGATGCCGCAGACGTCGTCAGTTGGTTTggcatggtggcggcggcgcgtggCGAGCCGACGCCTCCCATGGGCAGTGGCCAGTCACCTGACCAAGGAGAAGGCAAAGCGGCGTACTTTGAAAATATCAGAGTTGTGGATGCGAGCCATAACCTTGTGGTTCCTAGCCTCGGTGGCTGCCAGACGCATGTAACGGAGCCAAGCTGCTACGCGTTAGGGCATTTTACAAATTCTGATGATGGTTCGGGTCTTCGTTTCCTCTACGGTGGAGGGGGTTGCCATCCGGAGTGA